The nucleotide sequence ACTCCGCCCGACGAATTTGCCGACGGCCACGTCCCGGCGGGAGTGTGGGACGGAGAGTGCGAGTCGGAGTTGTCCACCGGTTCGCTCCGCGAGGATCGACTTGTACCCGAGCAAGAGCGCAACGAGCGGAGTCGTCACCGCGACGACCCCGGTGAGGCTATCGATATACGTCGGGAACGAGCCGTCGTCGAGCACGAATTCGACGGCGGCGACGCCGACGAACAGGAGGATCTGAACCCCGCCGACGATCCAGATGCCGACTGACTGGCTGGCGGCACGAACGTCCCGGAGGGCGACGTCGCGCCACGTCACGCGAGGTCCCTCCACTCGAACCGGAGTACCGCTACCGACAGTGGACCGAGGAGCCAGCCGACGAAGACCGGAAGTGCCAGCGCCGGCCCGTCGTACCACGTGCCAGCCCCCCGATCGCTCGCAGCCAAGGCGGTAACGAGCGTCTCGAAGGCGCTCCCGGGGTCGAGTTGGGCGCTAACCCGAACCGCGGTACGGATCGGCCCGTCGGTGACCCCCGCTGCCACCAGACCAGCTTCGGTCCCCGCAGTGACGGGGTCCCAGACGATAACCAGTACGAAGAGTGCGGCGACGCCGAGAACGAGTGCCCGGCGGTTCGTCGCGACCAGCGCGGATGCTGCAACGCCGATCCCGACCCAGATGGCGCCGTGGGCGACGCACAGGAGGACGAACGCCAGCAAGCGGAGGGGCTGCAGCGTTCCGAACGGGTAGACGACCAGGACACCCGCAATCACCATCCCGACGGCGATGGCGGCTCCCAGCACGCCTGCTCGGCCGACGAATCGTCCGAGTACGAGTGTCGACCGACCGTGTGGCATCGAAAGCGCGAGCCGCAACGCGCCGGATTCGTGTTCGCGGGCGATGGCGCCGTATCCGAACAACACGCCGATAGGAGCCAGTAACGCCCCGAGCCACCCACCGACGAAGGCGCCGAACCGACTCGTCGTGATCGGCGGGGTGCCGACGACGGGGTAGACGTACGCCGCGATGGACACGACGCCGATCAGGCCGACGAGCGCGGCCTTCGGGAGTCGGGCATCGAGTACTACTCGCCAGTCCCGACGGGCGATCACGCGCCACGTCACACCCGGTCGCCTCCGGTGAACTCGACGAACATATCCTCGAGCGACGCCTCCTCGGTGCGAAAGTTGACGACCCCGACGCCGGCGTCGTGGAGTTCGACCAGCGCGTCCATCTTCGCATCGTTCGTACACGTCGCCTCGATGGTGCCGTCGCGCTCGACCGCCGTCTCGACGCCCTCGACCCGCCCGACCGCGTCGAGGGTTTCGTCGTCGACCCGGTCGGGCGTGATGACCAGCTTCGTCCCGCCGCCGATCGCTTCACGCAACCCGGCGATGGTGTCGGTCGCGATCAGCCGACCGTTCTGGAGGATGCCAACTCGGTCACAGACCGCCTCGACCTGCTCGAGGACGTGACTCGAGAAGAAGATGGTCGCCCCGCGGTCGGCCTCCTCGCGGAGGATGGTCCGCATCTCCGCGGCGCCGTTCGGATCGAGCCCGGTCGTCGGCTCGTCGAGGACGAGCAGGTCCGGCTCCCCGACGAGCGCCATCGCGAGCGCGAGCCGCTGACGCATCCCCTTCGAGTAGTCCGTCGCCGAGCGGGCGGCGTCGTCACGGAGTCCGACACGGGAGAGGACGTCGGCGGGGTCCTCGTCGACGTCTTTCGACCGGATCGCGTATTCGACGTGGTCGCGGCCCGAGAGTCCATCGAACGGGGCGTACCCTTCCGGCAAGACGCCGATACGTTCGCGGACTGCGACGCCGTCGTCCCGACAGTCGTGGCCGAACACCGACAGTGTGCCGTCGGTCGGCGCGACGAATCCGAGCAGGATGTCGATGAACGTCGACTTGCCCGCGCCGTTCGGTCCGAGGAAGCCGAACGTCTCGCCGGCCTCGACGGTCAGATCGACGCGGTCGAGAGCGAGCACGTCGCCGTAGCGCTTCGAGAGGTCCGTGGCGCTAATGACGGTCACAGGACGTTGGGACGGGATGGCGGCCGATGAATACCCCGTGGAGGTTTCAGAGTCGGCAACACCGACACCATTGTTTGGTCGGATCTGTTGGGGGCCACGAGTACCGATTCGGGGTCGATCGGCCGTCGTCGCTATGCCGCGTGCGACCGGAGCGCTTGGCCGGCACGCCAGAGAAGGGTGGCAAACAGCGGAAGCAGCGCCGCACACATACTGAGCGTCAGCGTCTTCGGGACGATCCAGGGCGTCACGAACGCCATCCCGACCCCGACGAACGGGCCAACGGACACGGTGATCGTCGTGCCCACGAGCAGCCGTCGCTGGCTGTCGTCGAACTCGATGCCGTACCCACCCGTCGGCGGAATCAACAGCCCGAGCGGGAGGAGAAACAGACCGGCCCAGACGACGAGCGACAGCGAGAGGAGCGCAACCGCCGGACCGAACAGCCCTCCCGTGCCCGGCGATGGCAGCCTCACGAGCGCCCGGTAGCCGAAAGCTGCCAGTCCTGCGCCGACCGCCGCCACCGGCAGCTGGAGGGGGCCCAGTACGCGATATCCGTTCACGAGTTCCCCATAGTCCGATGTTTCAAAAGCTGTCGACGCGGCGTTTCGTGGCCTGCAACAGCGTCGTGACGTGGCGTCCCCGCAGCGAGCGGAACGCGAACGACGGGCCCACGCGGGGGTTTCCGAACGAGAAACGCTGGACGACGTTTCTCACGTCCCACTCTCGACACACCACGTATGGCCCTCCAGTTAGGCAAAGCGATCGGGCGTGGTGCCCGACGCTCGCTTTCGGTCAGTGGCATCGTCGCGCTCGTACTGATGATCTGTTATCAGGTCCTCTTCGTCGGGTCATTCAACGCGGTCATCGTGGACACGCTCCCATCGGAGGTTCGATCCGGCGACGCCGGGATCGGCTTCGCGCTCCCGCTATCGACCGAGGTTGCAGCCGGGGTGGCCGTCGTCGCGCTGTTGCTCGGCATCGGCATCTTTCTCGTGACCGCACGGCTGTTGGCACGTGACCTCTCCGATCTCTCGTCGCTCCCCGGGAATCTGTTCACCCGGCGTCTCGGCCGTGCGTTCCTGTCCGCGCTCGTCGTCAGCGTCGTTCTCGGAGTGGCGATCCCGATCGGGTTCGCGTTCCTCCTCGTTCCCGGTCTGTTCCTCGCCGTGAGTCTCCAGTTCGCGGTGTTTGCCGTCGCCGTCGAAGACACGGGTCCGATCGAGGCGTTCCGTCGAAGTTGGGGCCTGGCGAGTGGGAACCGCTGGCGGCTGCTCGCACTCGTCGTTCTGTTCGGTGTCATCGGCGCTATCGGTGGGGCGGTCGGATCGGTGTTCGCCTTCGTCTCGCCGTCCGCCGGCCAACTCGCCTCGCTCGTCATCAATTCGGTGCTCGTCATCCTCATGTACGGCATCATCGCCGACTCGTTCGTGCAGCTGCGCGGTGGATCGGCGTCCGCCACGAGTTCGCTCGCCTGAGGCGGATTTGTACCGCCGTCCCGGCAGTTTCGGACGGTGAGACAGGACTGAATCACGGATACTGCCGCGTATCTAAACTCTTCGTGAAACCTCTCCGCATCATCTGGCGGGAAAGCGGGCTTAGCGACTCGTCGCCCGGTACCCGCTCTGATGTGACATATTCGAACGTATTCACAGTCAGCCCGTTGCTGACTGCGAAATACGGTTTGAGCATTCAATAGCCGGTGAAGGAGTCGTATCGATATGCAAACTCGACTGCTCGTTGCCACAGCCACAGCGTTCTGTCTCGTTGCACTCGCCGGTTGTTCACAGCCCGCCGGTTCGCTCTCGATGGACTCGCTCAACGACACGGAACTGGCCGACCACGCCAGTAGGGCCGTCTCCGAGGATGAACTAGCGGAGGAACACGAACGCGGCCCGCAGCCACACGTTCTCAGTCGGGCCGTCGATAACGAATCCGCGACGGTCGCTGCGACGGACCCGCCCCACAAAAACAATTCGACGGTATACCGGACGGGCGACCGGTTCTACACCCTTTCGTACACGACTGTAGGCACGACGAGCGGGCGGGAACTGACCTACGGATTCGATGGAAACGCGACTACGGACGAGGCCGATCGGAACGGGTGGGCAACCGTCGCGTACGACGACTTGCCGCCGGTCGACAGGGCGATGCTTCGGACGCCCCTGTCGGTGATAACGGCAGAGGAAGGCAGTCGGTCAAGCATCAAGGAGAGGCGAACGTACAGTCCAGCCGAACTCAACCGGTCGGTCATCGCCGACCAGCAGTACGATGCGATCAGATACGATGGAACGTTGGTCGAAGTCGATGTCGCGTCGAGCGAACCACGCTCTCTGACCGTCTATCGGTACCAACCGAGACCCGTTGCGACGACCGCTGACGCGTACGCCGCATGTCTGCAGGACGAGTATGTGTTCGAGTTGTCGGGGCTCGATCCGAACACGCGAGAGGTTGTGAACGAGGCGGCCGACGGAACGTACCGCGCGGAGAACACCAGCGACACGGCGTTTCGATCCCTCGTTGAGACGTTCCACAGCCACACGGCGGTTTCAGCGAACACCGCGTCCGGGTCGTGGGTTACCCGATACGAGGGGCGACTCTACTGGGTCAAGCTTCGGTACACCGGCTTCGAATCCGACCGGGACTCCCGTCCGCGGGTGCGAGCCCCGGCGGCTGTCTGTTCGTGACCGGGGAGTGTTCGGTCGGAGGGAGTGTCAACTGCGTCCGAGACGGCCACGGCGTCGATACAGGTAGCACGTCAGGAGAGGAACCGAAACGAGCAATAGCGGCGAGAAGACGGCAGCCCCGAGATGTGCGAGGCCGCCGAGGCTCCACGCGATACTCGGCGACCAGTGCTCGTCGTCACCGAGTGCTCGAACGTCTGCGAGCAGGCACACAAAAACGACGAGGGCCACGAAGATACCGCCCCAGAACGAAGCCACTGCGAGGACGAACGACGCGATGCCAGTAGCGACGTTCGGATCACCGCCGGACGAGGACACGACAATAAACGTCCGCGAACCGAAGTCGGAGAGGAGCGTCGCCACCGCAACGAGGGGGAACAGGGCGACACCGTACCACCACGAACTCGACATCGTGTTAATCGAGGAAGAAATAGTAGTCACACAGAGAGGCGTCGTGTCTCAGGAACATTAGTAGTGTAGAGTGCGTTCTATAGTAGCGATTGATACTGTTTATTGTAAGTCATTACCGGTGGTTCGCCGAGACGGTCCGGCGAACCACCGGCAACCAGTTACAATAATCCGTATGAAACTGTTTGCACAGCCGACCGTACGCAGTACTGCGATCGGCTGTGTAATGACTTTCAATCGCTACTATAGCTTCTTTCATCCGAGAGTCCTCGCTACGTACGACTCCGTGGGTCGGCGACACCATCGCGACCCCTCCGTTCGGCCAGCCAGCCGCCGAAGCGACCGGCGAGCGCTCCGGAGAGGGCCACTATTACGAACATGAGGCCGCCGAACGCGAGTGCCATCCCGACGCTGGCCGCTTGGAACCAGGGCGGGTTCGGGATGTTCGTGATCGCCCGAAGCAGTTCGGTCAGCGCCCAGAGAGTCGGTATTCCACCGATAAGCGCGGCTCGTATTCCGGTCGCGGTGCTGTTCCCGCCGCGTCGCTTGATCAGATACCCGGCGAATACGCTCCCGACGAGGACCGCTCCGAGGGTTATGTTTTCCGGGGATCGCCACACTTCGAGCGCGGTGAAGGGGAGTGCGAGTAGCCCACCGACGAGTGCGTACGTCCACGTCTCGGTCAACTGGAGGGGACCAATCCGAACCACGTCGGGATATCTGTCGCTATATATAAAAACCCCGTCACGGTGTTGCTCGGCCAAAGAGTGGCGTTCGGTGCATTACGAACGGTCTCCGTCCTCGGACGGTCGGAATACACTGGCTTCCGCTCTATGGGTCGTACTCGTCTTTTGCGGTTGGGTGTCGGCCAGTTACCGTACCGAATCGTAGAGCCGGATCGTTACGAGACTACCTTCGGGGTCGTTCTCCCGAAACTGGATCTCCCCTCCTAACTGAGTGACTGCCCAGTTGACGAACCAGAGTCCGATACCCTGGCCGTGGTCGAGTTGTGTCTCGGTTCCGGCAGCGAGCATCTCTCGTTCCCGCTCGGGAATCCCTGGTCCGTTATCCGCGACGGAGAGTTCGACCGTCCCGTCCGACACCTCCCGAACACTGAGTTCGACGCGGGGCACGTCCGCAGTCGTGTGTTCGAGTGAATTTTCCACCAGCTCGAAAAGCACCTGTCGGAGTACGGCTCGATGAGAGGAGATAGTCACCTCGGCGGGGTGGACGAGCGAGATGTCGGCCGATTCGTTCTCGGATCGGAACTGATCCACGACAGTACTGGCTACGTCAGTCAGATCGACCGATTCCGGTGAATCGGTACTCTCGGTCATGACTGCCTCCGCCTCTCTGACCTTGTTACTCAGTTCGAGAAGGTCGGTCGCGCGCTCTCGAATGCCGGTCCGTAGCTCCTCGTCGTCGACGTGGTCGGCGTACGCGAGCACGACGTCCAAGTCGTTCCGCACGTTGTGTCGGAGGATACGATTGAGAACCGTGAGTCGCTGTTCTCTGGTCTCTCGGTCGGTGATGTCTCGGAAGAGCACGGTTCTGGCGACGGGATTACCCTCATCGTTGGTCGTGGCTTCCTCGACCGCGGAGACGCTAAATTGGAACTGTCGACGCCCTTCGGACGTCCGAAGTGCGACTGTTCCCGTCGCACCTGTGTGGAATTCGGTCCCTTCGAGTCCGTCGATGACAGACTGAACCGGTTCCCCGATCATCCCCTCCGTGGAACCGTCGAACAACTCTGCCGCCGTCTCGTTAATATCGAGGACGTGATCGTCCCAGTCGAGGACGACGAGCGCTTCTTGGAGGGTTTCGACTACGCGTGTCCGTGCGACGTAGTCGGCTTTCGGGAACCCGGTCAGTACTGGGTACCGTCGTATCGCAGCGGTCAGAAAAGCGCCCGACAGGAGCAGACCGAGCGTCGTGCCGCCGATCAGTGAGGTATTGGACTCCGCAACGGAGAGCAGGCTCGGAGCCGCAACGCCGGCAGTCAGTACGGTTATCTGTGTGCTCGACACCCGAGGATGACCCCAACTGAGATCGATCAGTAGATACGTCGCATACAGGGCATACAGGAACAACAGAAAGCCGTACAGGATCGTCCATCCGAGCGCGAGTCCGAGTATCGGTCCGACGACCGTTTTGGAGGCATCACTAGCGAGAGCGACCGCACCGATCACCACCGGTAACACGATGCCAGACAGCAGCACGATCCGCTTCCGTGTCGCCATGATTCCGCGGCCGGCATAGCTGAGTGCATAGGCGATCCAAGCCACGGGGAGAAACAGTAGGGCACCGAATTGCACTACGTCGAAAAGCGACTCGAGGAAGCGCACGGTCGCCACGCCGACGACCGTGGCCCCAAGCGACGAGGCTGCCCAGACAGTTAGCGTGATCGAGAGTACGAGAAACGGTTCCGCACTGGGCTGGTCTCTGGACCGGGAAGCTCGCCAAGTTGTCCAACACAAAAGGGCGGACGCCAGAGCCTTGAGTACCAGCGTAGTCAGTGTAGTACCGGAAATCATCGTTCCATATCTCGGACAGCGATTTGGATGTTATGTCGACTGAATACAGCGATGGCTACTCGATTCGGTCTCGAAATCGGAAGGCCGATGCACGGAGCGATGCACGATTAGCGACGAACGCGTTTGGGGAGTTGGGGACCTAGCTCACCCGCTGGGGGACGGAGCGGGCATAGTGACGATGAGTCCCGAAATTAATGGATGGAGCCCCTGTGTTTCACTATCGGAAACTGACGCCCTGAAGCGGTTCGTATCGCTTCGAAGTGTGTCGAACAGATGAGACGCCACTATCGAGGAGGTTCCCATCCAACGGGGGGTGAACGCCCGGCGTGGACTGAACTCGGTGGCGCTTAGGGATAACTGGCCGAGGGTGTAGATGTCGCCCCGGACGAAGCCGTGGACGCTACCGGCGTCCCGGGAGCACGGATCGACGATCGGAGCCGGTCCTAATAGTTCCCTCACAAATACTACTGAATGGACCGTAAGGGCGTTCTACCGGAGAGATCCGCTCGCGATACGGGTGAAGCTCTTTGCTGTCTCGTTGCTCATTACCGCCGTTATCGTCGCTGGGGGACGGCGATCGTCAGTCGGGTCTTCGATCCAGTCACGAACGAACAGTTGGCCCCGGTCGAAGCCAACGCGGAACTCGAGGCGGAGAGTCTCGCCAGATGGTTCGAGGGTGAACAGGAGTCGGGTTCTTGCTGAGCAGGGGGGGTGATCCTCTTCGGTCCAATCACCTCGATCAGACGACGGTCACGTCAGGCGAAAGCAGTCGCCGAAGTGGACCTGACGGCGGAAATTCCGGACGAAAACCGAATCGGGGAGGTCGGGGAGCTCGGAACCAGTCCCCTCGGAACGTGTGTATAGCGAAACGACGACGGCACGACGGTCAATATTACGCTCGCCGATGTCACCGACCAAACTGAGAACGGGGACCGAGTGGGATAGCACCAGTAGCTGAGACCCGTCGGGAGTCGGCTCCTCGTCGTCGATCGATCGCGTCCGTCGCTGAAAGGGGCGCGACGATTTTTAATATCCGGGAATGGGGCTCGTCATCCGTCACTACGACTGCTCGGCCGCTCCGAACTGCACGACGAGTTTCTCGGCTGTGAGTGCATAGATTGTCATCTCTCGACCCTTTACCGAGTACCACGTGTCGATCGGTTCGACGAGGTCGTTCTCTTCGAGGCGCCGCAAGTAATGATGGACGTTCTGTATCGACTCTCTCCGCGATCTCGGAGGTCGTCTTCGGGTCGCCGTCCAGCGCCCCCAGAATCGACCTCCGAACGCGTCCCCGCGACCGAGCGACCGTGACCGCCTCACCGGTCGGGAGAGATGAAGCCTGCACGACTGCACGTTCAAGCCACGCCGCTGAGGGGGACGGGTTCGGATACAACTACCCGAAAATCACACCTCATTTGCGGCTGACGCCCGATCACCGACGATGCGTCCGAAATTATATACACGACCTATCACAACCAATCAGTAGCTGTATGTCACCCTACGGGATTTCTCTCTCCCACTCACTACTTGGTGCCGCCGCTTTATTGATCGCAGCTGCACTCACTCGATCGGCGTGTAATCGACGAAGCAGGCCTGGAGCCAGAGCGCTAGCTACTGTCGGGGGTTTGCTCACGCTCGGTAGTATCGCTTTCATAATTATGTTCGTCTACCCGGCACGGTATCAAGGACAATGGATCGTCACGTTGTACAACACCTCCGGGTTCGTCGCTGTGTTCGCGTTCCTGTTCGCTATCAGGTTTACCGGGCGCGGCCAGTGGCTCACGCGGTCGGTTCGAACGCTCTTGATATCGCTGCCGATTATATTGCTGGTAGTAAGTTTCCTCCCGTTCGAACTGGGTGTCGAGACGACATCGCAGGCGGGTCTCCTCGCTCAGCGCGTAATCGGACTCGTCTCGGATGTCCTTACTCCGCTGTACGCTATCGCTGCCGCCATCCTTCTCTGGGCGGCAATCTCTCGAGATGCCGTGCCGTATGGACAGGGGCTCTTACCGGCTGGGTCACTTCTCGTGTTGGCCCTGGCTCCGATCCTGTCGTCGGTATTTGCCCACTCGGAGCGGATCTTTCCTGTCGTCCTGCTCCTTGCAGGCGGCGGGCTCTTGACCACGCTGCGCTGGTACCGGCCGTTGGAACAGCTTCCGGTTGCCCGGCCGGTAGTCCAGAGTCGTATCGTCGATGAGTTGTCGGAACCGGTCGTGGCGATCGACCGTAAGGACAGGGTGGTCGACCTCAACACTGCCGCCGAAGACACGTTCGGCTGCGAGCAGGCGGCCGTGGTCGGACGACCCGTTCAACGTATCTTCGACGATGCGGTGCTGGCACACGAGGAGCGACAACTGATTCGAGTGAGCGATGGAGTCCTGACCGTCGTTCCGGAGGTTGTTGACGACACCGACGGCGTTCCTCTCGGCACGGTACTGCTGTTCAGAGACGCGACCGACCAGCGGCTCCGCGAGCGGCAAACGCGCATGTTGACCGATCTCCTCTCCGAAGTGATCGGCGTCCAGCTCGACGAAATCGCAAGGCTCGCATCGTCGGTTGAAGAACAGGATGGTTGTAACACCCCCGGAGTCGCGCCGAACGACGCGCGGGCCGACCCCGAGGGTGTGGGCGAACGAATCCGGACACGTAGCGACCTCCTGCTCACAGTCGGGCAGCGTGCAAGAGAGATGGAACAAGCGCTCGCCGGGACTTCCTTGGAAGAATCTAGCGACCTGCTGACAGGGATGCGGACTGCCGCGGCGCGCAGTTCGATACAGGCAGACGAACACGCCATCCAAGCGACCGGAGAGTCGTACACCGTCGCAGTCCCGCAGCCGCTCTTGATTGCGGGGTTCGCGGCCGTTTTCGACACTGTCACGATCCGGAATCGTTCGGTGACCATCTCGTTCGAGGCCGACATCGGAGGGTGGGGCGCACGCAACGGATCGGTCGCTAGCACCGAGTCGGGTACCGAATCCGATGCGGGCGCATCGAACCGCCAGCCGGATCCGCAACTGGCCGTTATGGCAGCCGACGGTCACGGATACGACGGAATCGTATACGTCGATATACGAACGGACTCCCGCGACGAGGAGGCCGATCCGGTGTCGGAACCCACCGCGGAACATCCCGCAGCGAAGCTGCTCTCGTTGATTGCCATCGATGCTGGCGGGAACGTGGGTGTCGACGGAACCCCGTGGGAGCATCTCCGCTTGGCGCTTCCCGCACGCAAGCCCCGGTTCGAGGGTGAGCGATGATCGACCCGCTCGTCGTCGCCGATGTCCTGCTCGTCGTGACCCTGGTCACGGCCGGAATCACGGCCGTCACCCGTCGACCGGAACTCGGGACGACCGGTCTCGGTATCACTGCCGGATGTCTCGCCGTGGTCGCCGTCCTTGACGTGGCCGTCCGGCTGAGAGTCGTTGATATCGAGACGCTGTTCAGCGGTGTGAGAGTCGCCCTGTTTGGGGCGTCGATATCCTGGTTGTGGTTCGCAGTCGAACACACCGGTC is from Haloplanus salinarum and encodes:
- a CDS encoding ABC transporter permease, with product MTWRVIARRDWRVVLDARLPKAALVGLIGVVSIAAYVYPVVGTPPITTSRFGAFVGGWLGALLAPIGVLFGYGAIAREHESGALRLALSMPHGRSTLVLGRFVGRAGVLGAAIAVGMVIAGVLVVYPFGTLQPLRLLAFVLLCVAHGAIWVGIGVAASALVATNRRALVLGVAALFVLVIVWDPVTAGTEAGLVAAGVTDGPIRTAVRVSAQLDPGSAFETLVTALAASDRGAGTWYDGPALALPVFVGWLLGPLSVAVLRFEWRDLA
- a CDS encoding ABC transporter ATP-binding protein, yielding MTVISATDLSKRYGDVLALDRVDLTVEAGETFGFLGPNGAGKSTFIDILLGFVAPTDGTLSVFGHDCRDDGVAVRERIGVLPEGYAPFDGLSGRDHVEYAIRSKDVDEDPADVLSRVGLRDDAARSATDYSKGMRQRLALAMALVGEPDLLVLDEPTTGLDPNGAAEMRTILREEADRGATIFFSSHVLEQVEAVCDRVGILQNGRLIATDTIAGLREAIGGGTKLVITPDRVDDETLDAVGRVEGVETAVERDGTIEATCTNDAKMDALVELHDAGVGVVNFRTEEASLEDMFVEFTGGDRV
- a CDS encoding DUF5518 domain-containing protein; the protein is MAEQHRDGVFIYSDRYPDVVRIGPLQLTETWTYALVGGLLALPFTALEVWRSPENITLGAVLVGSVFAGYLIKRRGGNSTATGIRAALIGGIPTLWALTELLRAITNIPNPPWFQAASVGMALAFGGLMFVIVALSGALAGRFGGWLAERRGRDGVADPRSRT
- a CDS encoding ATP-binding protein — encoded protein: MISGTTLTTLVLKALASALLCWTTWRASRSRDQPSAEPFLVLSITLTVWAASSLGATVVGVATVRFLESLFDVVQFGALLFLPVAWIAYALSYAGRGIMATRKRIVLLSGIVLPVVIGAVALASDASKTVVGPILGLALGWTILYGFLLFLYALYATYLLIDLSWGHPRVSSTQITVLTAGVAAPSLLSVAESNTSLIGGTTLGLLLSGAFLTAAIRRYPVLTGFPKADYVARTRVVETLQEALVVLDWDDHVLDINETAAELFDGSTEGMIGEPVQSVIDGLEGTEFHTGATGTVALRTSEGRRQFQFSVSAVEEATTNDEGNPVARTVLFRDITDRETREQRLTVLNRILRHNVRNDLDVVLAYADHVDDEELRTGIRERATDLLELSNKVREAEAVMTESTDSPESVDLTDVASTVVDQFRSENESADISLVHPAEVTISSHRAVLRQVLFELVENSLEHTTADVPRVELSVREVSDGTVELSVADNGPGIPEREREMLAAGTETQLDHGQGIGLWFVNWAVTQLGGEIQFRENDPEGSLVTIRLYDSVR
- a CDS encoding PAS domain-containing protein, which codes for MFVYPARYQGQWIVTLYNTSGFVAVFAFLFAIRFTGRGQWLTRSVRTLLISLPIILLVVSFLPFELGVETTSQAGLLAQRVIGLVSDVLTPLYAIAAAILLWAAISRDAVPYGQGLLPAGSLLVLALAPILSSVFAHSERIFPVVLLLAGGGLLTTLRWYRPLEQLPVARPVVQSRIVDELSEPVVAIDRKDRVVDLNTAAEDTFGCEQAAVVGRPVQRIFDDAVLAHEERQLIRVSDGVLTVVPEVVDDTDGVPLGTVLLFRDATDQRLRERQTRMLTDLLSEVIGVQLDEIARLASSVEEQDGCNTPGVAPNDARADPEGVGERIRTRSDLLLTVGQRAREMEQALAGTSLEESSDLLTGMRTAAARSSIQADEHAIQATGESYTVAVPQPLLIAGFAAVFDTVTIRNRSVTISFEADIGGWGARNGSVASTESGTESDAGASNRQPDPQLAVMAADGHGYDGIVYVDIRTDSRDEEADPVSEPTAEHPAAKLLSLIAIDAGGNVGVDGTPWEHLRLALPARKPRFEGER